In Nocardioides jishulii, the DNA window GCGCCTGAGCCGCGTGCAGTCGCTCGAGATGTCCTTCCTCGTCGCGGAGATGCTGCGCAAGGCCTGAGCCTGACGTCAGGGCGGTGCGGACCACCAGGTCCGCACCGCCCTTCGTCATTTCCGCCGACGCGCGCCCGTAGGCTCGCAGGGTGAGCGACCTCGTGGACCTGCGTTCCGACACCCTGACCCAGCCGACCGGGGCGATGCGCCGTGCCATGGCTGATGCGCCCGTGGGCGACGACGTCTACGGGGAGGACCCGACGGTCCTCGAGCTGCAGGAGCGGGTGGCCGAGCTCTTCGGCCACGAGGCCGCCCTCTTCACCCCGACCGGATCCATGGCCAACGTCCTGGCTGTGCGCAGCGTCGTGGCTCCCGGGCAGGAGGTGCTCTGCGAGAGCTCGGCCCACATCGCGCGCGCCGAGCTCGGGGCCCACGCTGTCTACAACCAGGTGACGATGCGCACCTGGACGCACCCGCGTGGTCAGGTCGACCTCGACGCCGTGCGTCACCTGCACGCACCGGACATGGGGCCGTTCTTCGTGCCGACCGCTGCCGTGTCGGTGGAGAACACCCACAACTTCGCTGGCGGCGCCGTGACCGGGATAGACGACCTTCGGGCACTGCGCGGCTGGGCGGACGAGGTGGGTTGCGCGGTGCACCTCGACGGCGCCCGGATCTGGAACGCCCACGTCGCCACGGGCACGTCCCTGCGCGACTACGGAACGATTGCCGACGTGCTGGCCGTCTGCCTCTCCAAGGGGCTGGGCGCCCCGGTGGGCTCGCTCCTGGTGGGGTCGACCGAGGCGATGACCGAGGCACGGGTGTGGCGCAAGCGGATGGGTGGCGGCATGCGTCAGGTCGGCGTGCTCGCGGCCGCGGGCCTGTACGCCCTCGACCGCCACGTCGAGCGGCTGGCCACCGACCACGCCCACGCCCGGCTGCTCGCGAAGGCCTGCGGCGTCGACCCGACGACCGTGGACACCAACATCGTGGTCCTCGAGCACCACGACGCCCTGGGCTTCGTCGACGCGGCGGCGCGCGAGGGCGTACGCGTCTCGGCCGTCGGTCCGCGCACCGTACGCCTGGTCACGCACCTGGGTGTCGACGAGGCCGGTGCCCGGCGAGCGGCGACGGTGCTGGCGCGCCTGGTCGAGGCCGTCTGACGACCGAGCCTCCGGGCTCTGACCCGACTCACACGGTGAGGTGCGTGACCTCGCCCTCGATCGGGCGTCGGCTCGGGACCAGCTCGACCACCAGCATGGCCGTCAGGACCATCGCACCGCCCAGCAGCAGCCGCGAGGTCAGTGACTCCCCGCCCAGCGCAACCGCGAACGCGGCCGCGAAGACCGGCTCCATGCTCATGATGATCGCGCACCGCGTCGGTGGTAGGTGCGCCTGTGCCCACGTCTGGACGAAGAGGGCAG includes these proteins:
- a CDS encoding threonine aldolase family protein, which produces MSDLVDLRSDTLTQPTGAMRRAMADAPVGDDVYGEDPTVLELQERVAELFGHEAALFTPTGSMANVLAVRSVVAPGQEVLCESSAHIARAELGAHAVYNQVTMRTWTHPRGQVDLDAVRHLHAPDMGPFFVPTAAVSVENTHNFAGGAVTGIDDLRALRGWADEVGCAVHLDGARIWNAHVATGTSLRDYGTIADVLAVCLSKGLGAPVGSLLVGSTEAMTEARVWRKRMGGGMRQVGVLAAAGLYALDRHVERLATDHAHARLLAKACGVDPTTVDTNIVVLEHHDALGFVDAAAREGVRVSAVGPRTVRLVTHLGVDEAGARRAATVLARLVEAV